One window of the Salvia splendens isolate huo1 chromosome 1, SspV2, whole genome shotgun sequence genome contains the following:
- the LOC121795027 gene encoding uncharacterized protein LOC121795027, whose product MGNYRSCESKSTLTATAKLILVSGQLHEFAWPVRVSLLLPPDPDCFICSSDEMEFGQFPAAMGGDEVLQPGEIYFELPLAWRNVRLQAEDMAALALKASLALATNDDDDDRIVRCCCCCWSKRAQPAALFCEKEMPLLGGDGGGAGQRKFVAKLSAIVED is encoded by the coding sequence ATGGGAAATTACAGATCATGCGAGTCAAAATCCACTCTCACAGCCACAGCAAAACTAATCCTCGTCTCCGGCCAACTCCATGAATTTGCTTGGCCGGTTAGGGTTTCGCTTTTGCTGCCGCCGGATCCCGACTGCTTCATATGCAGCTCCGACGAGATGGAATTCGGCCAGTTCCCGGCGGCGATGGGCGGCGACGAGGTGCTGCAGCCAGGGGAGATCTACTTCGAGCTTCCGCTGGCGTGGCGGAACGTGCGCCTGCAGGCGGAGGACATGGCGGCGCTGGCCTTGAAAGCGAGCTTAGCTCTGGCGactaatgatgatgatgacgatcGGATTGTTAGATGCTGCTGCTGTTGCTGGTCTAAGCGGGCTCAACCGGCAGCGTTGTTTTGTGAGAAGGAGATGCCGCTCCTCGGTGGCGATGGGGGCGGCGCCGGCCAACGCAAGTTTGTTGCGAAGCTTAGTGCAATAGTTGAAGATTGA
- the LOC121795789 gene encoding uncharacterized protein LOC121795789, with protein MKYKEISHWSHPHQGLKFGYAEAPFKCDGCKEVGIGSSYKCDGAACDFDLHSHCAIPSPTLVHPFYPKCAFQFLRRPPGTEARCCNACERRVTGFVYHCKLCGFDLHPCCAKLPMLHHDADIKLFLYAKVTAPCHRCGRKGRSWSYRSSCKKYNLHVACVMDMLVDSWHELYNGNGGGGGVQQIPSLKATLETHVNHTKTKGGKAKKCCEMAALALQFVVSAILGDPTTLIAGLIASFMSK; from the exons atgaaATACAAGGAAATCTCCCACTGGAGCCACCCCCACCAAGGCCTCAAATTCGGGTACGCGGAGGCGCCGTTCAAATGCGACGGGTGCAAGGAAGTAGGGATCGGGTCGTCCTACAAGTGCGACGGCGCAGCCTGCGATTTCGATCTCCACAGTCACTGCGCCATCCCCTCCCCGACCCTGGTGCACCCCTTCTACCCCAAGTGCGCCTTCCAGTTCCTAAGGCGGCCCCCAGGGACAGAGGCGCGTTGCTGCAACGCGTGCGAGAGGCGGGTGACGGGGTTCGTCTATCACTGCAAGCTGTGTGGGTTCGACCTCCACCCTTGCTGTGCTAAGCTGCCCATGCTGCACCACGACGCCgatatcaaattatttttgtacGCTAAAGTTACCGCCCCCTGCCACAG ATGTGGAAGGAAGGGGAGGAGTTGGAGCTATAGATCCTCATGCAAGAAGTACAATCTTCATGTGGCGTGCGTGATGGACATGTTGGTGGACAGCTGGCACGAGCTGTACAACGGCAACGGTGGCGGCGGGGGAGTGCAGCAAATCCCTAGCCTCAAAGCCACGCTGGAGACTCATGTGAATCACACCAAAACCAAAGGCGGCAAAGCTAAAAAATGTTGCGAGATGGCGGCTCTCGCCCTACAATTTGTGGTGTCTGCTATTCTAGGGGATCCCACCACCCTCATCGCTGGCCTCATCGCCTCCTTCATGtccaaataa